Proteins from a genomic interval of Rutidosis leptorrhynchoides isolate AG116_Rl617_1_P2 unplaced genomic scaffold, CSIRO_AGI_Rlap_v1 contig14, whole genome shotgun sequence:
- the LOC139881284 gene encoding uncharacterized protein has product MERVKVKLDFLNCVGVDCEGRSGGLALLWNEDVVPVRVLSLSKRHIDAVIDDKWRCTGFYGHPITARHFESWNMLRRLKSESSLPWIVGGDFNELLQLDEKEGESLRSSRQIEDFRDAAEYCELRDLGFYGPRFTWCNGQYQGTLISERLDRVLATEGWMALYPNARVINLVSPLSDHCSILLELEVRGQEDLV; this is encoded by the coding sequence ATGGAGAGAGTTAAAGTGAAGTTGGATTTTCTTAATTGTGTTGGTGTAGATTGTGAGGGACGCAGCGGTGGTTTAGCTTTGCTTTGGAATGAGGATGTGGTTCCAGTTAGGGTTCTTTCTTTGTCGAAGCGACACATTGATGCGGTTATAGATGATAAATGGAGGTGTACGGGTTTCTATGGTCATCCGATTACGGCGAGGCATTTCGAGTCTTGGAATATGCTTCGACGTTTGAAGTCAGAATCATCCTTGCCATGGATTGTCGGAGGAGATTTCAATGAACTCCTTCAACTTGATGAAAAAGAGGGTGAGAGCCTTCGTAGTAGTCGACAAATCGAAGATTTTCGCGACGCGGCTGAATATTGTGAGCTTAGGGATTTGGGTTTCTATGGTCCTCGCTTTACTTGGTGTAATGGACAGTATCAAGGTACACTCATCAGTGAGCGGCTTGATAGAGTTTTGGCGACCGAGGGGTGGATGGCTTTATATCCGAATGCTCGGGTTATAAATTTGGTGTCCCCTTTGTCGGATCACTGTTCGATACTGTTGGAATTAGAAGTGAGGGGACAAGAGGATTTGGTGTAG
- the LOC139881285 gene encoding uncharacterized protein, whose amino-acid sequence MKNVLELLQRLGDNTIALMAISVESKLRTSGGVRRSLVIFQHEAIMWNQRAKVSWFTEGDRNTKYFHSFAAQRRKNNFIAGLFDGNEIWRSKREEVALIMYEHFAEAYDSARPDEGDIRRVIDLIQPTVTEEVNRDLCRSFSAQDVTEVLKQMGPFKSPGPDGLNATFFQKLWPTVGASVTQSVLQILHGGQVPDLYNHTNVVLLPKVKEPKVPSDFHPISLCNVIMKLVSKCIVNRLRSWLPSIISSNQSGFIAGRSIFDNAAVAFELFLEVLDWYKAAAGQEINFAKSRILFSKNVEDERRGDIKQYLGVSQPLENNKYLSLPVMLGRNKNVSFEFLRDRKYFPRTSFIHAKLANNPSALWRGLIEARNILIRGGLWRIGDGLEANMFFDKWLSLIPDDLLHDHFSESQVAAIQAIPLVSGSHRDQWIWDHNVSGVYIVKSDYYVAKQFLNHSSSTLINAPSFDHWNTIWQLELMPKLKLFAWKLGQGIVSTRDNLIHRGLQHIPAHCEVCLEPTESILHLFRDCRWTRQFWLQLGMSPTLLSQHFDARLWLQEAAVGGFHRWLLNCSTLEAALEPWPNPGLVTSQDRWIPPEPGMFKINFDAAFVLRSTTNRFGMAVRDHCGRCIGTWSGWLGRQGSALQAEAVAALKCIDLARDMNLGNISLEGDCEVLIKELCTSSTSFSLIGHLTKTIRDKASSSFASCRFSFVKRGGNRPAHALAHYVSLVNLISFRCNNLPHTVAEFVRSDRDFI is encoded by the exons ATGAAGAATGTGCTGGAATTGTTGCAGCGGCTTGGAGACAACACTATAGCCTTGATGGCAATCTCAGTCGAGTCAAAGCTGCGCACTTCAGGTGGAGTTAGAAGGAGTTTGGTGATATTCCAGCAT GAAGCCATCATGTGGAATCAGCGGGCAAAAGTAAGTTGGTTTACAGAGGGAGATAGGAATACTAAATATTTTCACTCCTTCGCTGCTCAGAGACGGAAGAATAATTTTATCGCTGGTCTCTTTGATGGTAATGAGATTTGGCGTAGTAAAAGGGAGGAGGTTGCGCTAATCATGTACGAACACTTTGCTGAAGCCTATGATTCAGCGAGGCCGGATGAGGGCGATATTAGGAGAGTGATTGATCTGATTCAGCCAACGGTGACCGAAGAGGTTAATAGAGATTTGTGTCGGTCTTTTTCTGCACAGGATGTTACGGAAGTGCTCAAGCAAATGGGTCCGTTTAAGTCGCCTGGGCCGGATGGGTTGAATGCGACATTTTTTCAGAAATTATGGCCTACTGTAGGTGCCTCTGTAACGCAGTCGGTCCTTCAGATTCTTCACGGCGGCCAGGTTCCGGATCTTTATAATCATACCAATGTGGTTTTGCTACCAAAGGTTAAAGAGCCTAAGGTACCCTCTGATTTCCATCCTATAAGTCTTTGCAATGTGATTATGAAGCTGGTGTCCAAATGCATTGTTAATAGATTGAGGTCGTGGTTGCCTTCTATTATTTCCTCTAACCAGTCAGGTTTTATTGCTGGCCGCTCTATCTTTGATAATGCTGCGGTGGCTTTTGAACTG TTTCTTGAAGTCCTCGACTGGTATAAAGCGGCGGCTGGTCAAGAGATTAATTTCGCCAAATCTAGAATTCTCTTCAGCAAGAATGTAGAAGATGAGCGTAGGGGAGATATTAAGCAATATTTGGGGGTCTCTCAGCCTTTGGAGAATAATAAATATCTGAGTCTGCCTGTTATGCTTGGTAGGAACAAGAATGTGTCCTTTGAGTTTCTAAGAGACAGA AAGTACTTCCCGCGAACGTCTTTTATTCATGCTAAATTGGCTAATAATCCCTCTGCTCTCTGGCGAGGTCTGATTGAGGCTAGGAATATATTGATAAGAGGTGGGCTTTGGCGTATTGGTGATGGACTGGAAGCTAATATGTTTTTTGACAAGTGGCTCTCGCTGATCCCAG ATGATTTGTTACATGATCATTTTTCTGAATCTCAAGTAGCGGCTATTCAGGCTATTCCTCTCGTCTCTGGGTCACATCGGGATCAATGGATTTGGGACCATAATGTTAGTGGGGTGTATATTGTTAAAAGTGATTATTATGTGGCCAAACAATTTTTGAACCATTCTTCTTCTACTCTCATTAATGCTCCATCTTTTGATCATTGGAATACGATATGGCAACTAGAATTGATGCCTAAACTGAAACTTTTCGCGTGGAAATTAGGTCAAGGTATTGTTTCGACGAGGGACAATTTGATTCACCGTGGGTTGCAACATATTCCGGCGCATTGTGAGGTTTGTCTTGAACCTACTGAATCTATCCTTCATTTGTTTCGTGATTGTCGGTGGACGCGGCAGTTTTGGTTACAGTTGGGCATGAGTCCGACCTTACTGTCGCAGCATTTCGATGCTAGATTGTGGCTTCAGGAG GCGGCAGTGGGGGGGTTCCATCGTTGGTTGCTCAATTGTTCGACATTGGAGGCTGCTCTCGAACCGTGGCCTAATCCTGGACTGGTTACATCGCAGGACAGGTGGATTCCCCCTGAACCTGGTATGTTCAAAATTAATTTTGATGCTGCTTTTGTCCTGAGAAGTACTACTAATCGTTTTGGCATGGCAGTACGTGATCATTGTGGGCGTTGTATTGGGACTTGGTCGGGCTGGTTGGGGAGACAAGGCTCTGCGCTGCAAGCAGAGGCAGTGGCTGCACTAAAATGTATTGACTTGGCTAGAGACATGAATTTGGGGAATATCAGTCTTGAAGGAGATTGTGAGGTATTGATCAAGGAATTGTGTACGTCTTCCACGAGTTTCTCTCTTATAGGCCATCTTACCAAAACTATTAGGGATAAGGCATCTTCTTCTTTTGCTTCTTGTCGTTTTAGTTTCGTCAAACGGGGCGGTAATAGACCGGCTCACGCTCTCGCTCATTATGTTTCTTTGGTTAATCTAATTTCGTTTAGATGTAATAATCTGCCTCATACTGTGGCTGAATTTGTCCGTTCGGACCGTGATTTTATTTAA
- the LOC139881287 gene encoding uncharacterized protein → MELPECPVCLQTYDGDFTIPRVLSCGHTTCQNCLNHLPRKFPLAVRCPACTQVVKLPPGGGPSALPKNIDLLRLITTNTQDPKPHKLSVNDDSILDRNHLFFPDRQIWSDQLYSEWKTWVLPPDAVSTTTMTALKDGGDRRQRIELFEVGSLTNDDDSCQDSVLKFGYWAKVLKCLADMREEQIQELLVVFRACSNAKRLCKVFGLWGDLESASLFIVFEKLSEMPILDFDGLPKGGLFSFGLIAMEICEAVISLNKEGLIAGCLGLSCFKFDEFGHAYVDLSEILLMGRGIRNHLAEGGRRTEDEEIRVLVSHLRKSGMFASPEALFEVLKKNGAEVVQLGGYSKYSLGNGSDDVWSLACILLSLLFPKQFDEETIKVEFLPLQKIICRCLNSDPESRPLVTDVWKCIREMVIVPQFDIAIKVNDVEVSEESKGRCLIQLELLETKVIDNVEEASSEKDLVDGLSEGNFKWKDLEGHLDCITGLAVGGGFLFGSSYAKTIHVWSLVDFSHVQTFRGHEHKVMDVIFVEEEEPLCVSADGGGGIFVWSTRNPLSQEPLKKWNEQKDWRFSGIHSLTAGGNGCIYTGSGDKTIKAWSLKDGTLLCTMMGHRSTVSTLAVCNGVLYSGSWDGTIRLWTLSDHSLLTVLGEGTPGNLSAVLSIAADQQVLVASHENGTVEVWKDDSLIKSTRDHSGAVFTVSIEGKWLFTGGWDKTINVQEFLNGDNNLQLDSIPVGSIPCNAVVTTMLCWQGKLFVGFGDRTFKSLIFSATVSKQRNACQEEIGDEEDEHEVAYTRA, encoded by the exons ATGGAGTTACCAGAGTGTCCGGTGTGTTTACAGACGTACGACGGCGACTTCACAATCCCGCGCGTACTCTCTTGTGGACACACCACATGCCAGAACTGCCTCAACCACCTCCCTCGAAAATTCCCACTCGCCGTTCGCTGCCCGGCGTGTACTCAAGTCGTCAAATTACCTCCCGGCGGCGGTCCCTCTGCTCTCCCCAAAAACATCGACCTCTTACGACTCATAACAACAAACACACAAGACCCTAAACCCCACAAACTATCTGTAAATGACGATTCTATCCTTGATCGCAATCACCTCTTCTTCCCTGATCGTCAAATTTGGTCTGATCAGTTATACTCCGAGTGGAAGACCTGGGTGCTCCCGCCCGATGCCGTTTCAACGACGACGATGACGGCTTTGAAGGATGGTGGTGATAGACGACAAAGAATAGAGCTCTTTGAGGTTGGTTCTTTAACGAATGATGATGATTCTTGTCAGGATTCTGTTTTAAAGTTTGGGTATTGGGCTAAAGTCTTGAAATGTTTGGCTGATATGAGAGAAGAGCAGATACAAGAGCTCCTTGTTGTTTTTAGAGCTTGTTCGAATGCGAAACGTCTCTGTAAAGTGTTTGGTTTGTGGGGTGATTTGGAATCCGCATCTTTGTTTATAGTGTTTGAGAAGCTTAGCGAAATGCCAATACTTGATTTTGATGGGTTGCCCAAAGGTGGGTTGTTTAGTTTTGGATTGATAGCTATGGAGATATGTGAAGCAGTCATTAGTTTGAATAAGGAGGGATTGATTGCAGGTTGTTTAGGCCTTTCTTGCTTTAAATTTGATGAGTTTGGGCATGCGTATGTTGATTTGAGTGAGATTTTATTGATGGGCAGAGGAATCCGTAACCATCTTGCAGAAGGTGGAAGAAGAACTGAGGATGAAGAAATTAGAGTCTTGGTGAGTCATTTAAGAAAATCTGGGATGTTTGCAAGTCCAGAGGCTTTGTTTGAGGTTTTGAAGAAAAATGGTGCTGAGGTGGTACAACTTGGTGGTTACTCTAAATATTCACTTGGCAATGGGTCTGATGATGTTTGGTCACTGGCTTGTATCTTGCTTAGCTTACTTTTCCCTAAGCAATTCGACGAAGAGACCATCAAAGTT GAATTTTTACCACTACAGAAGATTATTTGTCGGTGTTTGAATTCCGATCCTGAGAGTCGCCCACTTGTGACTGATGTGTGGAAGTGCATCCGAGAGATGGTTATTGTTCCTCAATTTGATATTGCAATCAAAGTGAATGACGTGGAAGTTAGTGAAGAGAGTAAAGGTCGTTGTTTAATTCAACTGGAACTATTAGAGACAAAAGTAATAGATAATGTTGAAGAGGCAAGTTCTGAAAAGGATTTGGTTGATGGACTGTCAGAGGGGAATTTTAAATGGAAAGATTTGGAGGGCCACCTTGATTGCATCACAGGTTTAGCTGTTGGAGGGGGATTTCTGTTTGGAAGCTCGTATGCTAAAACAATCCATGTATGGTCTTTGGTGGATTTTTCTCATGTTCAGACATTTCGAGGTCATGAGCATAAGGTCATGGATGTAATTTTTGTGGAGGAAGAAGAGCCACTGTGTGTAAGTGCTGATGGTGGAGGTGGTATATTTGTGTGGAGTACTCGTAACCCTCTTTCACAAGAACCATTAAAGAAATGGAATGAGCAAAAAGATTGGCGCTTTAGTGGGATTCATTCTTTGACTGCTGGAGGGAATGGATGTATTTATACGGGTAGCGGCGACAAGACGATTAAAGCATGGTCATTGAAG GATGGAACCTTATTATGCACAATGATGGGTCATAGATCGACAGTTTCCACTTTAGCTGTCTGTAATGGCGTATTGTACAGTGGAAGTTGGGATGGAACCATCCGATTGTGGACTTTAAGTGATCATAGTCTATTGACTGTGTTAGGGGAAGGCACACCAGGAAATCTTTCAGCTGTCTTGTCTATTGCTGCAGATCAGCAAGTTCTTGTTGCATCTCATGAAAATGGCACCGTGGAG GTTTGGAAGGATGATTCGTTAATAAAATCCACACGGGACCATAGTGGAGCTGTTTTCACGGTCAGCATTGAGGGCAAATGGCTGTTTACAGGAGGTTGGGATAAGACCATCAATGTACAG GAATTCCTGAACGGAGACAACAACCTTCAATTAGATTCGATTCCTGTTGGATCGATCCCCTGTAATGCTGTTGTAACAACTATGTTATGCTGGCAAGGAAAGCTTTTCGTTGGGTTTGGTGATCGGACCTTTAAG AGTCTAATATTTTCGGCAACGGTGTCAAAGCAAAGAAACGCATGCCAAGAAGAAATtggagatgaagaagatgaacatgaGGTTGCATATACAAGAGCTTAA